The segment ACTTTGATGCTTCAAAGCCGGACGGCATGCCTCGTAAGCTCCTGGATATCTCACGCATCAGGGCCTTGGGCTGGTTCCCTCGTATGGATTTGGAACAAGGGTTGGCATCGACTTACCAGTGGCTCCTAACCCATCCAGAGGTGCTGCACCGTAACAGATAGGAGGCTGCCGAGCCTGGGTGGTTGAGAGTAAGGTACTTCCCAAGAGAA is part of the Bacillota bacterium genome and harbors:
- a CDS encoding GDP-L-fucose synthase (bifunctional GDP-4-dehydro-6-deoxy-D-mannose epimerase/ GDP-4-dehydro-6-L-deoxygalactose reductase;catalyzes the formation of GDP-fucose from GDP-4-dehydro-6-deoxy-D-mannose) produces the protein FDASKPDGMPRKLLDISRIRALGWFPRMDLEQGLASTYQWLLTHPEVLHRNR